One window of Phycodurus eques isolate BA_2022a chromosome 8, UOR_Pequ_1.1, whole genome shotgun sequence genomic DNA carries:
- the cbarpb gene encoding voltage-dependent calcium channel beta subunit-associated regulatory protein: MSYESTVWNILPENSTEVPLEAEEQQDGYVLLLVILSIFLVGTLIFASILLITCRRCCRGGDQCCNSGSDDAEKTTATYTEESQPTHEITIRVDESECLSMASSHDQETERFLSTGTTGRRVSFNEAALFDHGKKAQEKGRRYTLTEGDFHHLKNARLTHLHIPPPALKIVTIHECDSAENTITMTTRPVAKSALSIFQPMLCPLPQTALTSLSPSASCALPGDTLNSTVVDTSFHANTAARTNGGSLEMIAAGPRGRGCSVSTGGGTTPTSTVPPANSDAGGQGPVQQFFTKLRRHTSLEGASPYFKIKKWKLDSSQRASSLDMRGSPKRRQFQRQRAASESMDQDDNDTHHIDLIQYIARTQDITYCPPPSAPPPSLGRVEVEVMVEPTCSQTGPGVIGLSPNPQDEQLSLGTRESSEPLALQDPQTLYRDIWTLRASLEQYAASDQSSNNDRNSVCSDADSVCTEKEREELTSCYSQDLGDETEGAEDDKEFMVYRDKTLGAEGVRSRKQQSTESERGGSDGETCTRKLLQMDSGYASIEAPSRGPEDLRMFGSSSPKERTAHEKRHHFTKAGRSGTIGESFESHLYEEEPDEQLLGASGGVYIETGVSPQSRFPYGQMITPREASQPSTQPPTLHQRDYSIDEKTDALFHEFLRHDPQFDQQEMPLKKHRSRIHLRKQWQRHKQWSDPGVRHFHSSFERQRTPLRRGDSVNCPMETSYHSMLPRIVSTPDEETSDCSTPENPKIDTTTSKVAGKDIEQGSTEDQISSPHPQPSISEKDEGKTEHPEPQEDSKPPRHPLEHLDERSPLQPPDSSGYGPQTITAELTDKLTANLDERLYTGLRRTKDTATECLTVTATHASPDHSPV; this comes from the exons CGGCAGCGATGATGCAGAGAAAACCACCGCTACATACACGGAGGAGTCTCAGCCCACCCATG AAATCACCATCAGGGTGGATGAGTCTGAGTGCCTGTCAATGGCCAGCTCCCACGACCAGGAGACAGAGCGATTCCTCTCCACGGGAACCACGGGCCGTCGAGTTTCCTTCAACGAGGCGGCGCTCTTCGATCACGGCAAGAAGGCCCAGGAGAAGGGTCGCAG ATACACTTTGACCGAGGGCGACTTTCACCACCTAAAGAACGCCCGGCTCACGCACCTTCACATTCCGCCGCCAGCGCTCAAGATAGTCACCATCCATGAATGTGACTCGGCGGAGAATACCATCACCATGACAACGCGCCCTGTCGCCAAGTCGGCGCTCTCCATCTTCCAG CCAATGCTGTGTCCCCTACCGCAAACTGCACTGACCAGCTTGAGCCCCAGTGCCAGCTGTGCTCTCCCCGGAGACACCCTCAACTCAACTGTTGTGGACACCAGCTTTCATGCAAATACTGCTGCTAGGACAAATGGAGGCTCT CTGGAGATGATCGCAGCAGGGCCCCGGGGCCGAGGCTGCAGCGTTAGCACAGGAGGAGGGACCACTCCCACCAGCACTGTCCCGCCTGCGAACAGTGATGCAGGTGGCCAAGGTCCAGTACAGCAGTTCTTCACCAAACTGCGGCGCCACACAAGCCTGGAGGGGGCCAGTCCCTATTTCAAGATCAAGAAATGGAAGCTGGACAGCAGCCAGAGGGCTTCAAGTCTGGACATGAGAG GCTCACCAAAGAGAAGGCAGTTCCAGCGTCAGCGGGCTGCCAGCGAGAGCATGGACCAGGACGACAATGACACGCACCACATTGACCTCATCCAGTACATCGCCCGCACCCAAGACATCACCTATTGCCCACCTCCATCTGCACCACCCCCTTCCCTCGGCAG GGTAGAGGTAGAGGTGATGGTCGAGCCCACCTGCAGCCAAACTGGACCAGGGGTGATTGGCCTGTCCCCTAATCCCCAAGATGAACAGCTTTCCCTGGGGACAAGGGAAAGCTCTGAGCCTCTTGCCCTCCAGGATCCCCAGACACTTTACAGAGACATTTGGACCTTACGTGCATCACTGGAACAATATGCTGCCTCTGACCAAAGCAGCAATAATGATAGGAACTCTGTCTGCAGCGATGCTGACAGTGTGtgtacagaaaaagaaagagaagaactCACCAGCTGCTATTCCCAGGATTTAGGTGATGAAACAGAAGGTGCAGAGGATGACAAAGAGTTTATGGTGTACAGGGATAAGACATTGGGTGCAGAAGGTGTAAGAAGTAGGAAACAACAAAGTACTGAATCTGAGCGTGGCGGGAGCGATGGGGAAACATGTACTCGGAAATTGCTGCAAATGGATAGTGGCTACGCATCAATAGAGGCCCCATCTCGTGGTCCTGAAGATTTGCGGATGTTTGGAAGCAGCAGCCCGAAGGAGAGAACAGCCCATGAGAAGAGGCACCACTTCACCAAGGCAGGGAGATCTGGCACGATCGGTGAGAGCTTTGAGTCTCACCTCTATGAGGAGGAGCCAGACGAGCAATTGCTCGGCGCCAGTGGAGGAGTTTACATAGAAACTGGTGTCAGTCCACAGAGCCGGTTTCCATACGGCCAGATGATCACCCCTCGGGAGGCTTCACAACCATCCACTCAACCTCCAACCCTTCATCAGAGAGACTACAGCATCGATGAGAAAACTGATGCGCTGTTCCATGAGTTTCTCCGACATGACCCTCAGTTTGACCAGCAGGAGATGCCGCTAAAGAAGCACCGGTCCCGAATCCACCTTCGAAAGCAGTGGCAGCGGCACAAGCAGTGGAGCGACCCTGGTGTCAGACACTTCCATTCCTCTTTTGAGAGACAACGAACTCCACTACGGAGGGGTGACAGTGTTAATTGCCCTATGGAGACAAGCTACCATAGCATGCTTCCCCGCATTGTCAGCACACCTGACGAGGAGACCAGTGACTGTAGTACTCCAGAAAATCCAAAGATAGACACTACAACTAGCAAGGTTGCAGGGAAGGACATAGAGCAAGGTTCCACCGAAGACCAGATATCATCACCACATCCTCAACCATCCATCTCTGAGAAAGATGAAGGGAAGACTGAACATCCAGAGCCTCAAGAGGACAGCAAACCACCCAGACACCCCCTAGAACATTTAGATGAGCGGTCGCCCCTTCAGCCACCCGACTCCTCAGGCTATGGCCCACAAACCATCACGGCAGAGCTCACGGACAAGCTGACCGCTAACCTAGACGAAAGGCTATATACAGGCCTTCGAAGGACCAAGGACACAGCGACCGAGTGTTTGACAGTGACGGCTACTCATGCTTCTCCAGACCATAGTCCAGTGTAG